The following coding sequences are from one Kushneria phosphatilytica window:
- a CDS encoding TRAP transporter small permease, whose product MKTVMKWLDRFMALDEVLGSLALFALFLVAIANVIMRYFFDAPIAWAEEILQLLLIWATFLGASALVRRNDHVLIELFGERLPPALNRWRERLFNTGLVLVSAVIMVIWGLKLLPFSAYRSTPMLQLSYYWIYLAVPLSAAIMIYHSLRRLMTMRGM is encoded by the coding sequence GGATCGCTTCATGGCCCTTGATGAGGTACTGGGCAGTCTGGCGTTGTTCGCCCTGTTTCTGGTCGCCATCGCCAATGTGATCATGCGCTACTTCTTCGATGCCCCGATCGCCTGGGCCGAGGAGATTCTCCAGCTGCTGCTGATCTGGGCAACCTTCCTGGGAGCAAGCGCGCTGGTGCGCCGTAATGACCATGTCCTGATCGAACTTTTCGGGGAGCGGTTGCCGCCGGCCCTGAACCGCTGGCGGGAGCGGCTGTTCAATACCGGACTGGTGCTGGTCAGCGCCGTGATCATGGTGATCTGGGGCCTCAAGCTGCTGCCGTTTTCGGCCTATCGCAGTACGCCGATGCTGCAGCTGTCGTATTACTGGATCTATCTCGCCGTACCGTTGAGTGCTGCCATCATGATCTATCACAGCCTGAGACGGCTCATGACGATGAGAGGTATGTGA
- a CDS encoding CynX/NimT family MFS transporter encodes MSDAHRKALPAALWLLAFSLAAFNLRAPIVVIGPVLDPIMHALDIGAGAASLLTTGMILCFGVLSPLAPGVAERFGLDRSIAAALVAIALGGVLRGIESFPVMLIGTLVAGLGIAFGNVFMPSLVKRDRPQQLGRTMGIYTVVMGIGATLGAGTAVPLMQLAGSWTLPVRLWAGVGVVAAVLWWALALRHPPAPGESRQTRITRLFASPVAWTLTIFMGMQSLGFYTLQTWVPSVALSAGVPEASAGAMLSVINFTSIPASYLIARLAARLRHHSLLVLALCTLIAIGLVGLWGAPTQAPMLWSVLLGAGQGGCFSFALTMIVMRTAHSHHAAMLSGMAQSLGYLMAAGGPLIFGALHSMTGSWQLSLGLLLALLGIQVVAGLLIGRPRMVELAE; translated from the coding sequence ATGTCCGATGCCCATCGCAAGGCGCTGCCCGCCGCACTATGGTTGCTGGCCTTCTCTCTGGCGGCCTTCAATCTGCGCGCACCGATCGTGGTCATCGGGCCGGTGCTCGATCCGATCATGCATGCGCTGGATATTGGCGCCGGGGCCGCCAGCCTGCTGACCACCGGCATGATCCTCTGCTTCGGTGTGCTATCGCCGCTGGCCCCCGGTGTAGCGGAACGGTTCGGGCTGGATCGATCGATTGCCGCGGCGCTGGTGGCGATCGCGCTGGGCGGCGTGCTGCGCGGCATCGAAAGCTTCCCGGTGATGCTGATCGGCACCCTGGTCGCCGGTCTGGGGATTGCGTTTGGCAATGTGTTCATGCCGAGTCTGGTCAAGCGTGATCGACCGCAGCAGCTGGGCCGGACCATGGGTATCTACACCGTGGTGATGGGGATTGGTGCCACGCTGGGGGCGGGTACGGCAGTGCCGCTGATGCAACTGGCGGGCAGCTGGACGCTACCGGTGCGGCTCTGGGCCGGCGTCGGTGTTGTGGCCGCCGTGCTGTGGTGGGCGCTGGCGCTGCGCCATCCGCCGGCGCCGGGAGAGAGTCGTCAGACGCGCATCACGCGCCTGTTCGCCAGCCCGGTAGCGTGGACCCTGACGATCTTCATGGGCATGCAGTCCCTGGGCTTTTATACCCTGCAAACCTGGGTGCCGTCGGTCGCGCTCAGCGCCGGTGTGCCCGAAGCAAGTGCCGGAGCCATGCTTTCGGTGATCAATTTCACCTCCATCCCGGCCAGTTATCTGATCGCCCGACTGGCGGCGCGATTGCGTCATCACAGCCTGCTGGTGCTGGCATTGTGTACGCTGATTGCGATCGGGCTGGTGGGGTTGTGGGGGGCGCCCACGCAGGCGCCGATGCTGTGGTCGGTGCTGCTCGGTGCCGGCCAGGGCGGCTGTTTCAGTTTTGCCCTCACCATGATCGTGATGCGTACCGCGCATTCGCATCATGCCGCCATGCTCTCGGGTATGGCACAGAGCCTGGGCTACCTGATGGCAGCGGGCGGCCCCCTGATTTTCGGGGCGTTGCACTCCATGACCGGCAGTTGGCAGCTCTCGCTGGGCCTGCTGCTGGCACTGCTTGGTATCCAGGTCGTGGCCGGTTTGCTGATCGGCCGACCGCGTATGGTGGAACTCGCCGAGTAG
- a CDS encoding TRAP transporter large permease translates to MAVTVALCALFVLFLLGTPIAFALFLSTFAYFAIGADQPITLLIQRLAGGLESVSLLAIPFFIMAGVFMNYSGITVRLLNLAELCTRRFHGGLAQSNVLLSTFMGGLSGSNIADAAMNAKLLVPQMNERGYPTAFSSAVTASSSLITATIPPGIALIVYGYVNNVSIGRLFLAGVVPGLLMAITMMALVSFICRRRGYQPPRRERVSKHEWISVTRAGVIALALPVLVIGGIRIGVFTPTEAGAMAVAYALIVGLFVYREMRPSSVALATRESLLSSVNVLFIICVASGFARFLTWEQIPQTITTLLSSSMSSAVAFLLLANVLLLVLGMFLEGNAILIVLSPLLAPVAAQFGIDPVHFGIIFIFNAAIGTITPPLGTVMFTTCSITGTRVPAFIREVLPFWALLIVMLLLVTFVPQLSLLLPDLIFN, encoded by the coding sequence ATGGCGGTCACCGTGGCGCTGTGCGCCCTGTTTGTGCTGTTTCTGCTGGGCACGCCGATCGCGTTTGCGCTGTTCCTGTCGACCTTTGCCTATTTCGCCATCGGTGCCGATCAGCCGATCACACTGCTGATCCAGCGGCTTGCCGGCGGGCTGGAATCGGTATCGCTGCTGGCGATCCCGTTTTTCATCATGGCCGGGGTATTCATGAACTACTCCGGCATTACCGTACGGCTGCTCAACCTCGCCGAACTCTGTACCCGGCGCTTTCATGGCGGGCTGGCACAATCCAACGTGCTGCTGAGCACCTTCATGGGCGGGTTGTCCGGGTCCAACATTGCCGATGCGGCCATGAACGCCAAGCTGCTGGTGCCGCAGATGAACGAGCGGGGCTATCCCACCGCCTTTTCATCGGCTGTCACGGCGTCCTCTTCGCTGATTACCGCGACCATCCCGCCGGGTATCGCGCTGATCGTCTATGGCTACGTCAACAATGTCTCCATTGGCCGGCTGTTTCTGGCTGGCGTGGTGCCCGGACTGCTGATGGCGATCACGATGATGGCCCTGGTCTCCTTCATCTGCCGACGCCGGGGCTATCAGCCGCCGCGTCGCGAGCGGGTGTCGAAGCATGAGTGGATCAGTGTCACTCGTGCCGGAGTGATCGCGCTGGCCCTGCCGGTACTGGTCATCGGCGGAATCCGTATCGGCGTATTTACACCCACCGAGGCCGGCGCCATGGCGGTCGCCTATGCGCTGATCGTGGGACTGTTCGTCTATCGGGAAATGCGCCCTTCCAGTGTGGCACTGGCGACCCGGGAGTCGCTGCTGTCATCGGTGAACGTGTTGTTCATCATCTGCGTGGCCTCGGGTTTTGCCCGCTTTCTCACCTGGGAGCAGATCCCCCAGACCATTACCACGCTGCTTTCCAGCAGCATGAGCAGTGCCGTGGCCTTTCTGCTGCTGGCCAATGTACTGCTGCTGGTGCTGGGCATGTTTCTCGAAGGCAACGCCATTCTGATCGTGCTGTCACCGCTGCTGGCGCCCGTGGCCGCACAGTTCGGTATCGATCCGGTGCACTTTGGCATCATCTTCATTTTCAATGCGGCCATCGGCACTATCACGCCGCCACTGGGGACGGTCATGTTCACCACCTGCAGCATTACCGGTACCCGGGTACCGGCCTTCATTCGTGAAGTGCTGCCCTTCTGGGCGCTACTGATTGTCATGCTGCTGCTGGTGACCTTCGTGCCCCAGCTCTCGTTGCTGCTGCCCGATCTGATCTTCAATTGA
- the rmuC gene encoding DNA recombination protein RmuC: MESVIIASGLSGLAVGLVAAAVLLLGQRRRHGEREAELEEQLDDQRRQLGESERLLAEREALLSREQALSQEQRQQLGERDRRLERLAEELAGWQRRAASLETAREQEQNHHAEQLRLLESARHQLKEEFEQLAGRIFEERSQRFSQQSREGLNALLTPFREQVEQFRSRVEALHGEQERSRAHLNAQLEQLAGLNRQMSEEAVNLTRALKGDNKAQGGWGELMLETVLERAGLRKGMEYEREVARQGEQGIGRPDAVIYLPEQRHLIVDAKVSLTAWSEVMAAESDEERQRAMKAHLRSVRNHVDGLARRDYPRLTGLDSPDMVFLFLPIEPAFAAIFQHDDTLFQQAFDRHVVIVTPTTLLASLRTVASLWRLERQNDNARGIVERAEKLLDKFHGFVSSLDDIGTHLNRASNSHQQAMDRLRDGQGSLVAQAHELNRLGARMKKELPASRD, from the coding sequence ATGGAATCGGTCATTATTGCGTCAGGCCTGAGCGGTCTGGCAGTCGGCCTGGTGGCAGCCGCGGTGCTGCTGCTGGGACAACGCCGCCGACATGGCGAGCGCGAAGCCGAGCTGGAAGAGCAGCTCGATGATCAGCGCCGCCAGCTCGGAGAGAGTGAACGGTTGCTGGCCGAACGGGAAGCGCTGCTCTCGCGGGAACAGGCGCTGAGTCAGGAGCAGCGTCAGCAACTCGGCGAACGCGACCGGCGACTGGAACGTCTTGCCGAGGAACTGGCCGGCTGGCAGCGCCGCGCCGCTTCGCTGGAGACGGCCCGCGAACAGGAGCAGAACCACCATGCCGAGCAGCTCCGGCTGCTGGAGTCGGCCCGCCATCAGCTCAAGGAAGAGTTCGAGCAGTTGGCCGGGCGCATCTTCGAGGAGCGCAGCCAGCGCTTCAGCCAGCAGAGTCGGGAAGGGCTCAATGCCCTGCTGACCCCGTTTCGCGAACAGGTCGAGCAGTTTCGCTCACGGGTTGAAGCGTTGCACGGCGAACAGGAACGCAGCCGTGCGCATCTCAACGCCCAGCTTGAGCAGTTGGCTGGCCTTAACCGGCAGATGAGCGAGGAGGCGGTCAATCTCACTCGTGCCCTCAAGGGCGATAACAAGGCCCAGGGGGGCTGGGGCGAGCTGATGCTGGAGACCGTGCTGGAGCGCGCCGGGCTGCGCAAGGGCATGGAGTACGAGCGCGAAGTGGCCCGCCAGGGGGAGCAGGGCATCGGCCGCCCTGATGCGGTGATTTACCTGCCTGAACAGCGCCATCTGATTGTCGATGCCAAGGTATCACTGACGGCCTGGAGCGAGGTGATGGCCGCCGAGTCCGATGAAGAGCGTCAGCGGGCGATGAAGGCGCATCTGCGCTCGGTGCGCAATCATGTCGATGGTCTGGCGAGGCGCGACTATCCACGCCTGACCGGCCTTGATTCGCCGGACATGGTGTTTCTGTTTCTGCCCATCGAGCCCGCTTTTGCCGCCATCTTTCAGCATGACGACACCCTCTTTCAGCAGGCCTTCGATCGCCATGTGGTGATCGTGACGCCCACCACGCTGCTCGCCAGCCTGCGCACCGTAGCGAGCCTGTGGCGACTCGAACGCCAGAATGACAATGCCCGTGGCATCGTCGAGCGTGCCGAAAAGCTGCTCGACAAGTTCCACGGCTTTGTTTCCAGCCTGGATGACATCGGCACCCACCTGAATCGCGCCAGCAACAGCCATCAGCAGGCCATGGATCGGCTGCGTGATGGCCAAGGCAGCCTGGTCGCGCAGGCACATGAGCTGAATCGGCTGGGCGCCAGAATGAAGAAGGAACTGCCGGCCAGCCGGGATTAG
- the egtD gene encoding L-histidine N(alpha)-methyltransferase — translation MARASASHIHFHDLLADSHTATSSLLEDALQGLSEPPRTLPPKHFYDQRGSELFDRICEQPEYYPTRTEESILEQALPTIAKHLGQETTLIELGSGASRKIRLLLNALRPQRYVGIDISRDFLIDSTEQLAADHPWLDVHALCADFTTPLTLPAQLANSERPVAFFPGSSIGNFAPDEASVMLGHLRNMLPVGGGLLIGVDMIKSPAILEAAYNDAAGVTAEFNRNLICRLRDELGAEIDPADFDHRAFYNSDVCRIEMHLVSRRDQRFMLGETPIALQQGESIHTEDSWKYSDASFEEMAGQAGFAPVESWHDPEGLFGVYYFTRAA, via the coding sequence ATGGCCCGGGCCAGTGCTTCCCACATCCATTTTCACGACCTGCTCGCAGACTCGCACACGGCAACCAGCAGCCTGCTCGAAGATGCCCTTCAGGGGCTGAGCGAGCCACCCCGCACCTTGCCCCCCAAGCATTTCTACGATCAGCGGGGTTCCGAACTGTTCGATCGCATTTGCGAGCAACCGGAGTACTACCCCACGCGTACCGAGGAGTCGATTCTGGAGCAGGCCCTGCCCACCATCGCCAAACACCTCGGGCAGGAAACCACCCTGATCGAACTGGGCAGTGGTGCCTCGCGCAAGATCCGGCTATTGCTGAATGCCCTGCGCCCGCAACGCTATGTGGGCATCGATATCTCCCGTGATTTTCTTATCGACAGCACCGAGCAACTGGCTGCCGACCATCCATGGCTTGATGTCCATGCACTCTGCGCCGATTTCACCACGCCGCTGACGCTACCGGCACAGCTTGCCAACAGCGAGCGCCCCGTGGCCTTTTTTCCCGGGTCGTCGATTGGCAACTTCGCCCCTGATGAGGCCAGCGTGATGCTCGGCCACCTGCGCAACATGCTTCCCGTCGGCGGCGGACTGCTGATCGGCGTGGACATGATCAAGTCCCCCGCCATTCTCGAAGCAGCCTACAACGATGCCGCCGGGGTCACGGCCGAGTTCAATCGCAACCTGATCTGCCGACTGAGGGATGAGCTGGGCGCTGAAATCGATCCGGCGGATTTCGACCATCGGGCGTTCTACAACTCCGATGTCTGCCGAATCGAGATGCATCTGGTCAGCCGCCGCGATCAGCGCTTCATGCTGGGTGAAACACCGATCGCACTACAGCAGGGAGAAAGCATTCATACCGAAGACTCCTGGAAATACAGCGATGCCAGCTTCGAGGAAATGGCGGGCCAGGCGGGTTTTGCACCGGTCGAAAGCTGGCACGATCCCGAGGGGCTGTTTGGAGTGTACTACTTCACCCGCGCCGCCTGA
- the bglX gene encoding beta-glucosidase BglX, with product MTRPHYAPAIAPQPTALPFELSPIRYRELTAQVESLLERMTLEEKIGQMTQFTSNRDTTGPSVGSDIEQDIRAGRVGSVFNAFDADFTRELQQLAVDNSRLGIPLLFGYDIIHGFRTIFPIPLGQAASWNLDGIERAAHIAATEGAAAGVHWSFTPMLDISRDPRWGRVMEGPGEDPWLASQIATAQVRGLQGHDPEATDTLAACAKHFAGYGAVEAGREYNTVDMSQWRLRSVYLPPFKAALDAGCATVMTAFNSLNGLPATADPLLFERILRDEWQFQGFVVTDYTAIMELERHGVADGARQAAKKAVNAGVDMDMQDGYYLDELGGLVESGEVAEARIDQAVRRILLVKAALGLLEDPYRYSDRERERTSILTDAHRQAARELARESMVLLKNDEQVLPLSKDISTLAVIGPLGNTQEVIGSWHADGDAEQAISLMTGLRNRLGDGVELLQAEGASNEIGSTDTSGIDEAVRLAEQADAVILALGERQEYADEAASRADIRLPGMQLELARRVIEAVGDKPVATVLFNGRPLELTDLEAIAPAMLEAWWPGSEAGNAVADVLFGDYNPSGKLTMTFPRSVGQVPLYYNHFNTGRPKGVDPKYASQYLDIPNTPLYPFGFGLSYTEFEYSRLDLDRPSISGEQALSIRVTLTNSGERRGTEVAQLYLRDLTASVVRPVRELKDFQRVTLEPGESRTLTFWITRDQLAFLDAELAMRVQPGRFEVQIGSSSEAGQTAEFVLEE from the coding sequence ATGACACGCCCTCATTACGCCCCAGCCATCGCACCGCAACCCACTGCCCTGCCCTTCGAGCTCTCGCCGATACGCTATCGGGAGCTGACCGCTCAGGTCGAATCGCTGCTCGAGCGGATGACACTCGAAGAGAAGATCGGTCAGATGACTCAGTTCACCAGTAACCGCGATACGACCGGCCCGTCCGTCGGCAGCGATATCGAGCAGGACATCCGTGCCGGCCGGGTTGGCTCGGTCTTCAACGCCTTCGATGCGGACTTCACCCGTGAGCTGCAACAGCTGGCCGTCGACAACAGCCGGCTTGGGATCCCGCTGCTGTTCGGCTATGACATCATCCACGGGTTTCGTACCATCTTTCCCATTCCACTGGGCCAGGCTGCCAGCTGGAATCTCGACGGTATCGAACGCGCGGCCCACATTGCCGCCACCGAAGGCGCCGCGGCCGGCGTGCACTGGAGCTTCACGCCCATGCTGGATATCTCTCGCGACCCGCGCTGGGGCCGAGTGATGGAAGGTCCCGGGGAAGATCCGTGGCTGGCCTCGCAGATCGCCACCGCCCAGGTCCGCGGCCTGCAGGGCCACGATCCCGAAGCGACCGATACCCTGGCCGCCTGTGCCAAACACTTTGCCGGCTACGGCGCCGTCGAGGCCGGGCGCGAATACAACACCGTCGACATGTCGCAGTGGCGCCTCCGCTCGGTCTATCTGCCCCCGTTCAAGGCCGCCCTGGATGCCGGTTGTGCCACGGTGATGACGGCCTTCAACTCACTCAACGGCCTGCCCGCCACCGCCGATCCGCTGCTGTTCGAGCGCATCCTGCGCGACGAGTGGCAGTTCCAAGGCTTCGTGGTCACCGACTACACCGCCATCATGGAGCTGGAACGCCATGGTGTGGCCGATGGGGCTCGTCAGGCGGCGAAGAAGGCCGTCAACGCCGGGGTCGACATGGACATGCAGGATGGCTACTACCTCGATGAACTGGGTGGGCTGGTCGAATCCGGAGAGGTTGCCGAGGCGCGCATCGATCAGGCCGTGCGACGCATTCTGCTGGTCAAGGCGGCGCTCGGCCTGCTGGAAGACCCGTATCGCTACTCGGACAGGGAGCGCGAACGCACCTCCATCCTGACCGATGCCCATCGCCAGGCAGCGCGGGAACTGGCCCGCGAGTCGATGGTTCTGCTGAAAAACGATGAGCAGGTGCTGCCCCTGAGCAAGGACATCAGCACGCTCGCCGTGATCGGCCCACTGGGGAATACGCAGGAAGTAATCGGTTCCTGGCATGCCGATGGCGATGCCGAACAGGCGATCTCGCTGATGACCGGGCTGCGCAATCGGCTGGGTGACGGTGTCGAGCTGTTGCAGGCCGAAGGCGCTTCCAACGAGATCGGCAGTACCGATACGTCCGGCATCGATGAGGCGGTCAGGCTGGCCGAACAGGCCGATGCGGTCATTCTCGCCCTCGGGGAACGACAGGAATACGCTGACGAGGCCGCCAGCCGCGCCGATATCCGCCTGCCAGGCATGCAGCTCGAGCTGGCCCGGCGGGTGATCGAAGCGGTAGGAGACAAGCCGGTGGCAACGGTGCTGTTCAACGGCCGACCGCTCGAGCTGACCGACCTGGAAGCCATCGCCCCGGCCATGCTCGAGGCCTGGTGGCCGGGCAGTGAGGCCGGCAATGCCGTGGCTGATGTGCTGTTTGGTGACTACAACCCCAGCGGCAAGCTGACGATGACCTTTCCGCGCAGCGTCGGTCAGGTGCCGCTCTACTACAACCACTTCAATACCGGTCGGCCAAAGGGCGTCGATCCCAAATACGCCTCGCAGTATCTGGATATCCCCAATACGCCGCTCTATCCGTTCGGTTTCGGGCTCTCCTACACCGAGTTCGAGTACTCAAGACTTGATCTCGACCGACCGAGCATCAGCGGTGAACAGGCCCTGTCGATCCGCGTCACCCTGACCAACAGCGGCGAGCGGCGCGGCACCGAAGTGGCCCAGCTCTATCTGCGTGATCTGACCGCCTCGGTGGTGCGTCCGGTGCGCGAACTGAAGGACTTCCAGCGCGTCACCCTGGAACCCGGCGAATCTCGCACCCTCACCTTCTGGATCACTCGCGATCAACTGGCATTTCTCGATGCCGAGCTGGCGATGCGGGTCCAGCCGGGGCGCTTCGAGGTGCAGATTGGCAGCAGTTCCGAGGCAGGACAAACCGCCGAGTTCGTGCTGGAAGAGTAA
- the egtB gene encoding ergothioneine biosynthesis protein EgtB, whose product MSEMLHYPVENLDATHAKEWLRCFQRVRQASETLCAPLHTEDYMVQTMPDVSPPKWHLAHVSWFFEAFLLKPFLQDYQTPNDAYDFLFNSYYETHGEPFPKPLRGTISRPTVAEMYQFRAHIDAEMARLLNDPPLDRLGEILSRVEIGLHHEQQHQELLVMDIKHILSCNPLHPVYRDDVRERLLEITETRQVQTAQQWHRYTAGVRLIGKDYSVAEGPQRDAGGFVFDSETPRHRQYVAEFELADRPVTNGEFIDFIEDGGYQRTELWLSDGWHHIHETGWQAPEYWQLVDGRWHQMTLGGLVPVDPDAPVCHVSFYEADAFARWAGARLPTEAEWEVAAAELPVAGNFVENDWLQPVASDSEGHEGPHQMFGDVWEWTGSAFRPYPGFKPLEGSLGEYNGKFMSGQMVLRGGCCATPGDHIRDTYRNFFPPQARWAFSGFRLARDA is encoded by the coding sequence ATGAGCGAGATGCTGCATTATCCCGTCGAAAATCTGGATGCCACGCACGCCAAGGAGTGGTTACGCTGTTTCCAAAGGGTCCGCCAGGCCAGTGAAACGCTCTGCGCCCCGCTGCATACCGAAGACTACATGGTGCAGACCATGCCGGATGTCAGCCCGCCCAAATGGCACCTGGCACATGTCAGCTGGTTTTTCGAGGCGTTCCTGCTCAAGCCGTTTCTCCAGGATTATCAAACGCCCAACGACGCCTACGATTTCCTGTTCAACTCCTACTACGAAACCCACGGCGAGCCCTTCCCGAAGCCGCTACGCGGCACCATTTCGCGCCCTACCGTTGCCGAAATGTATCAGTTTCGCGCGCATATCGACGCGGAAATGGCTCGGCTACTCAATGATCCGCCGCTCGACCGGCTCGGCGAGATCCTCTCGCGGGTAGAAATCGGTCTGCATCATGAGCAGCAGCATCAGGAACTGCTGGTGATGGATATCAAGCACATCCTGTCCTGCAACCCGCTCCACCCGGTCTACCGCGACGACGTCCGCGAGCGTCTGCTGGAAATCACCGAGACGCGCCAGGTGCAGACGGCGCAGCAGTGGCATCGCTATACCGCGGGTGTCCGTCTGATCGGCAAGGATTACTCGGTGGCGGAAGGCCCCCAGCGCGATGCCGGTGGCTTCGTCTTTGACAGCGAAACGCCGCGACATCGCCAGTATGTGGCCGAGTTCGAGCTGGCCGACCGTCCGGTCACCAACGGCGAGTTCATCGATTTCATCGAGGATGGCGGCTATCAGCGCACCGAGCTGTGGCTCTCCGATGGCTGGCATCACATTCATGAGACCGGCTGGCAGGCGCCGGAATACTGGCAGCTGGTCGATGGACGCTGGCACCAGATGACGCTGGGTGGACTGGTCCCGGTCGATCCGGACGCGCCGGTCTGCCATGTCAGTTTTTATGAAGCCGATGCCTTCGCCCGCTGGGCAGGCGCTCGGTTGCCGACCGAGGCCGAGTGGGAGGTCGCGGCCGCCGAGCTGCCGGTGGCCGGCAACTTCGTCGAGAACGACTGGCTGCAGCCAGTGGCGAGCGACAGTGAAGGCCATGAGGGTCCACACCAGATGTTCGGTGATGTCTGGGAGTGGACCGGCAGCGCCTTCCGTCCCTATCCAGGCTTCAAGCCGCTGGAGGGCTCCCTGGGCGAGTACAACGGCAAATTCATGTCCGGCCAGATGGTGCTGCGCGGTGGCTGCTGCGCCACACCGGGCGACCACATTCGTGACACTTACCGCAATTTCTTCCCACCCCAGGCACGCTGGGCATTCTCGGGCTTCCGGCTCGCGCGCGACGCCTGA